A single window of Nyctibius grandis isolate bNycGra1 chromosome Z, bNycGra1.pri, whole genome shotgun sequence DNA harbors:
- the COG7 gene encoding conserved oligomeric Golgi complex subunit 7 gives MDFSRFLSEEFEVKSWVNAAFRAVQQEAPGKVDAHAATLVMKLQLFIQEVNNAVEETSHQALQNMPRVLREVEVLKQEAAFLKEQMILVKEDIKKFEEDTAQSMQVLVEIDQVKSRMQLAAESLQEADKWSTLSADIEETLKTQDVSVISAKLTSMQSSLAMLVDTPDYSEKCVHLEALKNRLEAMASPQIVAAFNSQSVDQAKTFVKVFTEIDRMPQLLAYYYKCHKVPLVAAWQDLCQSDLSLNRQLTELYDTLLGTWHSQLQWATQVFKNPHEIVTVLLIQTLGALVPSIPVCLSTAMERTGQETKLNKLLELYDATVHFAKGLEVAMLPNLKEQNLVKVMELVEAVYGPYKPYQLEYGDLEEENLLIQISAVPLEHWEVMDCVQELNHSVNKLFILASGAIDNCVKLTDGLGVCGLLKALKALFTKYTSDFTNTLQSIRKKCKLDDVPSDSLFQEDWTAFQNSVRIITTCGELLRQCGDFEQQLANRILSTAGKYLSDSYSPCSFSGFQDTSSAEKKSSIKNPWQEYNYLLKENPSEYASLMETLYTLKEKGTSNHNLLSSSRSALSRLNQLAHHLAFDSVFLRIKQQLLLVSKMEGWNSGGIGETLTDDLPNFSLTPLEYISNIGQYIMSLPLHLEPFVTQEDSALELALHAGKLPYPPEQGDELPELDNMADYWLGSIARATMQTYCEVILQIPELTAHSTKQLATDIDYLINVMDALGLQPSRTLQNIVTLLKAKPEDYRQAAKSVPRRMASSVAAMRGLEC, from the exons ATGGATTTCTCCCGGTTCCTGTCGGAGGAGTTCGAAGTGAAGAGCTGGGTGAACGCGGCCTTCCGGGCCGTGCAGCAGGAGGCCCCCGGGAAGGTGGACGCCCACGCCGCTACCCTGGTGATGAAGCTGCAGCTCTTCATCCAGGAGGTCAACAACGCCGTGGAGG AAACAAGCCATCAAGCTCTGCAGAACATGCCCAGAGTCCTCCGGGAAGTGGAAGTCTTGAAACAGGAGGCAGCATTTCTGAAGGAGCAAATGATCCTGGTTAAAGAAGATATCAAGAAATTTGAAGAAGACACAGCTCAGTCCATGCAG gtCCTGGTAGAGATTGACCAAGTGAAATCTAGAATGCAGTTGGCTGCCGAGTCACTTCAGGAAGCAGACAAATGGAGCACATTAAGTGCAGACATTGAAGAGACTCTTAAAACACAG GACGTGTCTGTGATTTCGGCCAAGCTGACGAGCATGCAGAGCAGCCTGGCTATGCTCGTGGACACGCCGGATTACTCTGAGAAGTGCGTGCATCTTGAGGCTCTGAAGAACCGCCTGGAGGCCATGGCCAGCCCTCAGATTGTCGCTGCCTTTAACTCCCAGTCTGTAG atCAGGCAAAAACGTTTGTTAAAGTCTTCACTGAGATTGATCGGATGCCCCAGCTTCTTGCTTATTATTATAAATGTCACAAG GTGCCGCTGGTGGCAGCGTGGCAGGATCTTTGCCAAAGTGACTTAAGCTTAAATCGCCAGCTGACTGAACTGTATGACACGCTCCTTGGGACCTGGCActcgcagctgcagtgggcaACACAG GTTTTCAAGAACCCCCATGAAATTGTGACCGTATTGTTGATCCAAACTCTGGGAGCGTTGGTGCCTTCCATCCCTGTCTGCCTCAGCACTGCCATGGAGAGAACGGGCCAAGAAACCAAGCTGAATAAGCTGCTGGAGCTCTACGATGCCACCGTGCACTTCGCGAAAGGGCTGGAAGTGGCCATGCTGCCCAACCTGA AGGAGCAGAACCTGGTAAAAGTGATGGAACTGGTGGAAGCAGTGTATGGTCCATACAAGCCCTATCAACTTGAGTATGGAgatctggaagaagaaaacctcCTCATTCAGATCAGTGCCGTGCCCTTG GAGCATTGGGAAGTAATGGACTGTGTCCAGGAGCTGAACCATTCAGTCAACAAACTCTTCATTCTGGCTTCGGGTGCCATCGACAACTGCGTTAAACTCACCGATGGACTGGGAGTGTGTGGGCTTCTGAAGGCCCTGAAAGCTCTGTTCACAAA GTATACATCTGATTTTACAAATACGTTGCAGTCTATACGAAAGAAATGTAAACTGGATGATGTCCCATCAGATTCCCTTTTCCAGGAGGACTGGACTGCTTTCCAGAACTCTGTCCG GATAATTACTACTTGTGGTGAGCTCCTTCGTCAGTGTGGAGACTTTGAGCAGCAACTGGCCAACAG GATTTTATCGACTGCTGGGAAGTATCTCTCAGACTCCTACAGCCCTTGTAGTTTTTCTGGCTTTCAGGATACcagttctgcagaaaagaagaGCTCTATAAAGAATCCCTGGCAGGAATACAATTATCTTTTGAAGGAGAATCCATCTGAGTATGCCAGCCTTATGGAAACGCTTTACACTCTAAAG GAAAAAGGTACGAGTAACCACAACCTGTTGTCTTCGTCGCGATCTGCGCTAAGCCGCCTCAACCAGCTGGCACACCACTTGGCTtttgattctgtttttcttcgCATCAAACAACAACTCTTACTTGTTTCAAAGATGGAG GGCTGGAACTCTGGTGGCATTGGGGAGACCCTGACAGATGACCTGCCAAACTTCAGCCTGACTCCTCTGGAATATATCAGCAAT ATTGGACAATATATTATGTCGCTTCCTCTCCACCTTGAACCATTTGTCACTCAAGAGGATTCTGCTTTGGAACTGGCATTACATGCTGGAAAACTGCCTTACCCCCCAGAACAAG GAGATGAATTACCTGAGCTGGACAACATGGCTGACTACTGGCTGGGCTCCATCGCCAGGGCGACGATGCAGACGTACTGCGAGGTCATCCTGCAGATACCAGAGCTCACAGCACATTCCACAAAGCAGCTTGCCACAGACATCG ATTACCTAATAAACGTGATGGACGCCCTCGGCCTTCAGCCATCCAGAACACTGCAGAATATTGTAACTCTGTTGAAGGCAAAACCAGAGGACTACCGGCAAGCTGCAAAAAGCGTGCCCCGCAGAATGGCCAGCAGCGTCGCTGCGATGAGGGGCCTGGAGTGTTAG